The Benincasa hispida cultivar B227 chromosome 11, ASM972705v1, whole genome shotgun sequence genome has a segment encoding these proteins:
- the LOC120092104 gene encoding mannose-1-phosphate guanyltransferase alpha-like isoform X3, translated as MESSEKVVAVIMVGGPTKGTRFRPLSFNTPKPLFPLAGQPMVHHPISACKRSYIFLLNCDVCCNFPLPDMLEAHKRYGGMGTILVNKVSAESANQFGALVADPVTNELLHYTEKPETFVSDLINCGVYVFTSEIFDFIQDVSVHREGRANLRRVSSFEALQSATRNLPTDFVRLDQDILTPLAGKKRLYTYETMEFWEQIKTPGMSLKCSALYLAQFQLTSPHLLASGNGTKSATIIGDVYIHPSAKVHPTAKIGPNVSISANVRVAAGVRLISCIILDDVEIMENAVVINSIIGWKSSVGKWSRVQANGDYNDKLGITILGEAVIVEDEVVVTNSIVLPNKTLNLSVLEEIIL; from the exons ATGGAGAGCTCGGAGAAAGTGGTTGCCGTTATCATGGTCGGCGGCCCAACTAAAG GTACTAGATTTCGGCCTCTTTCATTCAATACTCCGAAGCCTCTCTTCCCTTTGGCTGGCCAACCAATGGTTCATCATCCTATCTCTGCTTGCAAACGG TCGTACATCTTTCTACTAAATTGTGATGTTTGCTGCAATTTTCCACTTCCAGACATGCTTG AGGCACATAAAAGATACGGTGGGATGGGAACTATATTAGTAAACAAG GTTTCTGCCGAATCGGCTAATCAGTTTGGTGCACTGGTTGCTGATCCCGTCACAAATGAACTGTTGCATTACACAGAGAAACCTGAGACTTTT GTGAGTGATTTAATAAATTGTGGTGTATATGTATTTACCTCAGAAATTTTTGATTTCATCCAAGATGTCTCAGTTCATCGGGAAGGCAGAG CTAATCTACGGCGTGTCTCCAGCTTTGAAGCTCTACAATCTGCAACTAG GAACCTTCCAACTGATTTTGTAAGATTAGATCAAGATATTCTGACTCCTCTTGCTGGAAAGAAACGCTTATATACATATGAGACCATGGAGTTTTGGGAACAAATCAAGACACCAGG GATGTCTTTGAAGTGTTCGGCACTTTATCTTGCTCAGTTTCAATTAACCTCTCCCCATCTTTTGGCTAGTGGAAATGGTACCAAGAGTGCTACTATTATTGGCGATGTCTACATTCATCCGTCAGCAAAAGTACACCCCACTGCAAAG ATTGGCCCCAATGTTTCTATTTCTGCTAATGTTCGTGTAGCTGCTGGTGTGAGGCTTATAAGCTGCATCATCTTGGATGATGTTGAAATTATG GAAAATGCTGTTGTCATAAATTCTATTATTGGATGGAAATCATCAGTCGGGAAATGGTCGCGTGTCCAG GCAAATGGCGATTACAATGATAAGCTTGGAATTACAATCCTCG GAGAAGCTGTGATTGTTGAAGACGAAGTTGTGGTGACCAACAGCATAGTGCTCCCAAATAAAACTCTCAACCTTAGCGTACTTgaagaaattattttataa
- the LOC120092104 gene encoding mannose-1-phosphate guanyltransferase alpha-like isoform X1, translated as MESSEKVVAVIMVGGPTKGTRFRPLSFNTPKPLFPLAGQPMVHHPISACKRIPNLAQIFLIGFYEEREFALYVSSLSNELRLPVRYLKEDKPHGSAGGIYYFRDIILEDSPSYIFLLNCDVCCNFPLPDMLEAHKRYGGMGTILVNKVSAESANQFGALVADPVTNELLHYTEKPETFVSDLINCGVYVFTSEIFDFIQDVSVHREGRANLRRVSSFEALQSATRNLPTDFVRLDQDILTPLAGKKRLYTYETMEFWEQIKTPGMSLKCSALYLAQFQLTSPHLLASGNGTKSATIIGDVYIHPSAKVHPTAKIGPNVSISANVRVAAGVRLISCIILDDVEIMENAVVINSIIGWKSSVGKWSRVQANGDYNDKLGITILGEAVIVEDEVVVTNSIVLPNKTLNLSVLEEIIL; from the exons ATGGAGAGCTCGGAGAAAGTGGTTGCCGTTATCATGGTCGGCGGCCCAACTAAAG GTACTAGATTTCGGCCTCTTTCATTCAATACTCCGAAGCCTCTCTTCCCTTTGGCTGGCCAACCAATGGTTCATCATCCTATCTCTGCTTGCAAACGG ATACCCAATTTAGCTCAAATTTTTCTTATTGGATTTTATGAGGAGAGGGAATTCGCTCTTTACGTTTCTTCTTTGTCCAATGAGTTGCGACTGCCTGTGAG GTACTTGAAGGAGGATAAACCACATGGCTCAGCCGGGGGTATTTATTACTTCAGAGATATTATCTTGGAAGATAGCCCA TCGTACATCTTTCTACTAAATTGTGATGTTTGCTGCAATTTTCCACTTCCAGACATGCTTG AGGCACATAAAAGATACGGTGGGATGGGAACTATATTAGTAAACAAG GTTTCTGCCGAATCGGCTAATCAGTTTGGTGCACTGGTTGCTGATCCCGTCACAAATGAACTGTTGCATTACACAGAGAAACCTGAGACTTTT GTGAGTGATTTAATAAATTGTGGTGTATATGTATTTACCTCAGAAATTTTTGATTTCATCCAAGATGTCTCAGTTCATCGGGAAGGCAGAG CTAATCTACGGCGTGTCTCCAGCTTTGAAGCTCTACAATCTGCAACTAG GAACCTTCCAACTGATTTTGTAAGATTAGATCAAGATATTCTGACTCCTCTTGCTGGAAAGAAACGCTTATATACATATGAGACCATGGAGTTTTGGGAACAAATCAAGACACCAGG GATGTCTTTGAAGTGTTCGGCACTTTATCTTGCTCAGTTTCAATTAACCTCTCCCCATCTTTTGGCTAGTGGAAATGGTACCAAGAGTGCTACTATTATTGGCGATGTCTACATTCATCCGTCAGCAAAAGTACACCCCACTGCAAAG ATTGGCCCCAATGTTTCTATTTCTGCTAATGTTCGTGTAGCTGCTGGTGTGAGGCTTATAAGCTGCATCATCTTGGATGATGTTGAAATTATG GAAAATGCTGTTGTCATAAATTCTATTATTGGATGGAAATCATCAGTCGGGAAATGGTCGCGTGTCCAG GCAAATGGCGATTACAATGATAAGCTTGGAATTACAATCCTCG GAGAAGCTGTGATTGTTGAAGACGAAGTTGTGGTGACCAACAGCATAGTGCTCCCAAATAAAACTCTCAACCTTAGCGTACTTgaagaaattattttataa
- the LOC120092104 gene encoding mannose-1-phosphate guanyltransferase alpha-like isoform X2 yields MESSEKVVAVIMVGGPTKGTRFRPLSFNTPKPLFPLAGQPMVHHPISACKRIPNLAQIFLIGFYEEREFALYVSSLSNELRLPVRYLKEDKPHGSAGGIYYFRDIILEDSPSYIFLLNCDVCCNFPLPDMLEAHKRYGGMGTILVNKVSAESANQFGALVADPVTNELLHYTEKPETFVSDLINCGVYVFTSEIFDFIQDVSVHREGRANLRRVSSFEALQSATRNLPTDFVRLDQDILTPLAGKKRLYTYETMEFWEQIKTPGMSLKCSALYLAQFQLTSPHLLASGNGTKSATIIGDVYIHPSAKVHPTAKIGPNVSISANVRVAAGVRLISCIILDDVEIMENAVVINSIIGWKSSVGKWSRVQANGDYNDKLGITILGLRGQSSA; encoded by the exons ATGGAGAGCTCGGAGAAAGTGGTTGCCGTTATCATGGTCGGCGGCCCAACTAAAG GTACTAGATTTCGGCCTCTTTCATTCAATACTCCGAAGCCTCTCTTCCCTTTGGCTGGCCAACCAATGGTTCATCATCCTATCTCTGCTTGCAAACGG ATACCCAATTTAGCTCAAATTTTTCTTATTGGATTTTATGAGGAGAGGGAATTCGCTCTTTACGTTTCTTCTTTGTCCAATGAGTTGCGACTGCCTGTGAG GTACTTGAAGGAGGATAAACCACATGGCTCAGCCGGGGGTATTTATTACTTCAGAGATATTATCTTGGAAGATAGCCCA TCGTACATCTTTCTACTAAATTGTGATGTTTGCTGCAATTTTCCACTTCCAGACATGCTTG AGGCACATAAAAGATACGGTGGGATGGGAACTATATTAGTAAACAAG GTTTCTGCCGAATCGGCTAATCAGTTTGGTGCACTGGTTGCTGATCCCGTCACAAATGAACTGTTGCATTACACAGAGAAACCTGAGACTTTT GTGAGTGATTTAATAAATTGTGGTGTATATGTATTTACCTCAGAAATTTTTGATTTCATCCAAGATGTCTCAGTTCATCGGGAAGGCAGAG CTAATCTACGGCGTGTCTCCAGCTTTGAAGCTCTACAATCTGCAACTAG GAACCTTCCAACTGATTTTGTAAGATTAGATCAAGATATTCTGACTCCTCTTGCTGGAAAGAAACGCTTATATACATATGAGACCATGGAGTTTTGGGAACAAATCAAGACACCAGG GATGTCTTTGAAGTGTTCGGCACTTTATCTTGCTCAGTTTCAATTAACCTCTCCCCATCTTTTGGCTAGTGGAAATGGTACCAAGAGTGCTACTATTATTGGCGATGTCTACATTCATCCGTCAGCAAAAGTACACCCCACTGCAAAG ATTGGCCCCAATGTTTCTATTTCTGCTAATGTTCGTGTAGCTGCTGGTGTGAGGCTTATAAGCTGCATCATCTTGGATGATGTTGAAATTATG GAAAATGCTGTTGTCATAAATTCTATTATTGGATGGAAATCATCAGTCGGGAAATGGTCGCGTGTCCAG GCAAATGGCGATTACAATGATAAGCTTGGAATTACAATCCTCG GCCTGCGGGGACAGTCAAGTGCTTAG